A window of Streptomyces caniferus contains these coding sequences:
- a CDS encoding ATP-dependent helicase has translation MPPTQPHRAAPRGAAGAYRLVRTPPGRVTPPALDAAQRAVVDHRHGPLLVLAGPGTGKTTTLVESVARRVRAGGDPERILVLTFSRKAAVELRDRLAARLTDLEGQPGGPPGTGGGGPRAGIPQATTFHSFCYALVRAHQDADLFADPVRLLSGPEQDLVVRELLEGQAELAGAGRARVSWPDELRACLTTRGFADEVRAVLARSRELGLGPDALGAFARRTGRPDWSAAAAFLAEYLDVLDGQGVLDYAELVHRAVLLAEHTDVAAQLAAAYDAVYVDEYQDTDVAQVRLLRALAGNHGATGRPGSPGRTLIAFGDPDQSIYAFRGADVNGILDFPETFRRADGTPAPVAVLGTARRSGADLLAATRLLTRRMPLTRLPAKAVRAHREPVPVRDGGRVEVYTYPTPGTELDNIADILRRAHLEDGVPWREMAVLVRAGGRSLPAVRRALTSAGVPLDIDGDDLPLRHEPAVAPLLTALRVAARAALGQQDAEAAFVDDSIGGDFLGEDSFGDDSFGDDSCGGDSFGDAASGDATSGGAEAGAAASEDAAFVEVAPEVAPSAGGASEDAPTDEVAPEDAVFVEAAPEAAPTTEAVPGDAARPVLDAETALDLLTSPLGGMDSADLRRLGRALREEERAAGQALPRPSDELIARALAEPQRLVAHDPAYARGAQRLGLLLRKARELLAGGGTAEQALWELWDGTPWPQRLERAAHRGGAAGRNADRDLDAVVALFETAARAEERTGGRGALNFLEELDAQDIAADTLTRRAVRPDAVRLMTAHRAKGLEWRLVVVAGVQEGLWPDLRRRGSLLEADRIGRDGLAEPLTPGALLAEERRLFYVAATRARERLVVTAVKAAADDGDQPSRFLTELGVTPQDVTGRPRRPLSVAALVAELRATTVDPAATPALREAAAQRLAKLAGLHDDDHHPLVPAAHPDNWWGLYEPTHSTVPLRDRDHPVVLSGSALDQLAHTCSLQWFLGREVKADTPATAAQGFGNVVHVLADEVASGRTPADLTVLMERLDSVWDALAFDAPWKSRQEKDTARAALERFLRWHVMERETRGRDTVATEHGFDLTLRAGAYEVRIRGSMDHVSRDAQGRAYVVDFKTGKQKPTGPEVARHPQLAVYQLAVREGAVDDAFDGRTPEPGGAELVHLRLGAAQKEGGDALPSVQAQQPLEGEWVGDLLATAAGRVLEERFTPTTGTHCTHCAFRASCSAQPEGRHVVE, from the coding sequence ATCCCGCCGACGCAGCCCCACCGGGCGGCGCCGCGGGGTGCCGCAGGCGCGTACCGGCTGGTGCGCACCCCGCCGGGACGGGTGACTCCTCCTGCGTTGGACGCAGCACAGCGCGCCGTGGTTGACCACCGGCACGGGCCGCTGCTGGTGCTGGCCGGACCGGGCACCGGCAAGACCACGACGCTGGTGGAGTCGGTGGCCCGCCGGGTACGGGCCGGCGGCGACCCCGAGCGGATCCTCGTCCTCACCTTCAGCCGCAAGGCCGCCGTCGAACTCCGCGACCGGCTCGCGGCCCGGCTGACGGACCTGGAAGGACAGCCCGGCGGGCCACCCGGCACGGGGGGCGGCGGGCCGCGGGCGGGCATCCCGCAGGCGACGACCTTCCACTCCTTCTGCTACGCCCTGGTGCGCGCCCACCAGGACGCCGACCTCTTCGCCGACCCGGTGCGGCTGCTGTCCGGACCCGAGCAGGATCTCGTCGTCCGCGAGCTCCTCGAAGGACAGGCGGAGCTGGCCGGCGCCGGCCGCGCCCGGGTGAGCTGGCCGGACGAACTGCGGGCCTGCCTGACCACCCGCGGCTTCGCCGACGAGGTCCGCGCGGTGCTAGCCCGCAGTCGCGAACTGGGCCTGGGCCCGGACGCCCTCGGCGCCTTCGCCCGCCGCACCGGACGCCCCGACTGGAGCGCCGCGGCCGCCTTCCTCGCCGAATACCTCGACGTCCTCGACGGCCAGGGCGTACTGGACTACGCCGAGCTGGTGCACCGTGCGGTGCTGCTCGCCGAACACACCGATGTCGCGGCGCAGCTGGCCGCCGCCTATGACGCGGTCTACGTCGACGAGTACCAGGACACCGACGTCGCCCAGGTACGGCTGCTGCGCGCGCTCGCCGGCAACCACGGAGCGACGGGACGGCCGGGCTCCCCGGGACGCACGCTCATCGCCTTCGGCGACCCGGACCAGTCGATCTACGCCTTCCGGGGCGCCGACGTCAACGGCATCCTCGACTTCCCCGAGACCTTCCGCCGCGCCGACGGCACCCCCGCCCCGGTGGCCGTGCTCGGCACCGCCCGGCGCTCCGGCGCCGACCTGCTCGCGGCCACCCGGCTGCTGACCCGCCGGATGCCGCTCACCCGCCTCCCGGCCAAGGCGGTACGCGCCCACCGCGAGCCGGTGCCCGTACGGGACGGCGGCCGCGTCGAGGTGTACACGTACCCGACACCCGGCACCGAGCTCGACAACATCGCCGACATCCTGCGCCGCGCCCACCTGGAGGACGGCGTGCCCTGGCGCGAGATGGCCGTTCTCGTCCGCGCCGGGGGGCGCTCGCTCCCCGCGGTACGCCGCGCGCTGACCTCCGCCGGAGTGCCGCTCGACATCGACGGCGACGATCTGCCCCTGCGCCACGAACCCGCGGTCGCCCCCCTGCTGACGGCACTACGGGTGGCGGCACGGGCTGCGCTGGGGCAGCAGGACGCCGAGGCTGCCTTCGTCGACGACTCCATCGGCGGCGACTTCCTCGGTGAGGATTCTTTCGGGGACGACTCCTTCGGGGACGACTCCTGCGGCGGTGACTCCTTCGGTGACGCCGCATCGGGTGACGCCACATCCGGTGGGGCGGAAGCCGGCGCGGCGGCCTCCGAGGACGCCGCGTTCGTCGAGGTCGCTCCTGAGGTCGCTCCGTCCGCCGGGGGCGCCTCCGAGGACGCCCCGACCGACGAGGTCGCTCCTGAGGACGCCGTGTTCGTCGAGGCCGCCCCCGAGGCCGCTCCGACCACCGAAGCCGTCCCCGGAGACGCCGCCCGCCCCGTGCTCGATGCCGAAACCGCCCTCGACCTGCTGACCTCCCCCCTGGGCGGAATGGACTCCGCCGATCTGCGGCGACTGGGCCGGGCCCTGCGCGAGGAGGAACGGGCCGCCGGGCAGGCCCTGCCGCGGCCCTCCGACGAGCTGATCGCCCGGGCGCTCGCCGAACCGCAGCGCCTGGTGGCCCACGACCCCGCCTACGCGCGCGGCGCCCAGCGGCTCGGGCTGCTGCTGCGCAAGGCCCGCGAACTGCTGGCCGGCGGCGGCACGGCGGAGCAGGCGCTGTGGGAGCTGTGGGACGGCACCCCCTGGCCGCAGCGCCTGGAGCGGGCCGCCCACCGCGGGGGCGCCGCCGGGCGCAACGCCGACCGGGACCTGGACGCCGTCGTCGCGCTGTTCGAGACCGCGGCCCGCGCCGAGGAGCGCACCGGCGGCCGCGGCGCGCTCAACTTCCTGGAGGAACTCGACGCCCAGGACATCGCTGCCGACACCCTCACCCGGCGCGCGGTGCGCCCCGACGCCGTACGGCTGATGACCGCGCACCGCGCCAAGGGCCTGGAATGGCGGCTCGTCGTCGTCGCCGGGGTGCAGGAAGGACTCTGGCCCGACCTGCGCCGGCGCGGCTCGCTCCTGGAAGCCGACAGGATCGGCCGCGACGGCCTGGCCGAGCCGCTCACCCCGGGCGCGCTGCTCGCCGAGGAACGCCGGCTGTTCTACGTCGCCGCCACCCGGGCCCGCGAACGGCTGGTCGTCACCGCCGTGAAGGCCGCGGCCGACGACGGTGACCAGCCCTCCCGGTTCCTCACCGAGCTGGGCGTCACCCCCCAGGACGTCACCGGCCGCCCGCGCCGGCCCCTGTCGGTGGCCGCGCTCGTCGCCGAGCTGCGCGCCACCACCGTCGACCCGGCCGCCACCCCGGCGCTGCGCGAGGCCGCCGCCCAGCGCCTCGCGAAACTCGCCGGCCTGCACGACGACGACCACCACCCCTTGGTGCCGGCCGCCCACCCCGACAACTGGTGGGGCCTGTACGAACCCACCCACAGCACCGTCCCGCTCCGCGACCGGGACCACCCCGTGGTCCTCTCCGGCAGCGCCCTCGACCAGCTCGCCCACACCTGCTCCCTCCAGTGGTTCCTGGGACGCGAGGTCAAGGCGGACACCCCGGCCACCGCCGCCCAGGGCTTCGGCAACGTGGTGCACGTGCTCGCCGACGAGGTCGCCTCCGGCCGTACGCCCGCCGATCTGACCGTCCTGATGGAGCGCTTGGACTCCGTATGGGACGCCCTCGCCTTCGACGCCCCCTGGAAGTCACGCCAGGAGAAGGACACCGCGCGCGCCGCCCTGGAGCGCTTCCTGCGCTGGCACGTCATGGAACGCGAGACCCGCGGCCGGGACACCGTCGCCACCGAGCACGGCTTCGACCTGACCCTCCGGGCCGGCGCCTACGAGGTCCGTATCCGCGGCAGCATGGACCACGTCTCCCGGGACGCGCAGGGCCGGGCGTACGTCGTCGACTTCAAGACCGGCAAGCAGAAACCGACCGGACCCGAGGTCGCCCGCCACCCCCAGCTCGCCGTCTACCAGCTCGCGGTGCGCGAGGGCGCCGTCGACGACGCCTTCGACGGCCGCACGCCGGAACCGGGCGGCGCGGAACTGGTGCACCTGCGGCTGGGCGCCGCCCAGAAGGAAGGCGGCGATGCGCTGCCCTCCGTACAGGCGCAGCAGCCGCTGGAGGGGGAGTGGGTCGGCGACCTGCTCGCCACCGCCGCGGGCCGCGTCCTGGAGGAGCGGTTCACGCCGACCACCGGCACGCACTGCACCCACTGCGCGTTCCGGGCGTCGTGCAGCGCACAGCCGGAGGGGCGGCACGTCGTGGAGTGA
- a CDS encoding MGMT family protein, with protein MSGTGDETKGEFPANPEDPEYPEYAERVLAVAELIPAGRVMTYGDVAEWLRDEERPDGLVAKDGGGRREGGPRQVGRVMALYGAAVPWWRVVRADGRLLPGSELRALAHYRDEGTPLRTAPHAAEDHIPRLDMRRARWDGRPEGGDALPDGGAVP; from the coding sequence ATGAGTGGGACCGGAGATGAGACGAAGGGTGAATTCCCCGCAAACCCGGAAGACCCGGAATACCCGGAGTACGCGGAACGGGTCCTGGCCGTGGCCGAGCTGATCCCGGCGGGCCGGGTGATGACGTACGGCGACGTCGCCGAGTGGCTGCGGGACGAGGAGCGGCCCGACGGGCTCGTGGCGAAGGACGGTGGCGGGCGACGGGAGGGCGGCCCGCGGCAGGTGGGCCGGGTGATGGCGCTCTACGGTGCCGCGGTGCCCTGGTGGCGGGTGGTGCGCGCGGACGGCCGGCTGCTGCCCGGCAGCGAACTGCGCGCGCTGGCGCACTACCGCGACGAGGGCACGCCCCTGCGCACGGCCCCGCACGCCGCCGAGGACCACATACCGCGGCTCGACATGCGGCGGGCCCGCTGGGACGGGCGCCCCGAGGGCGGCGACGCGCTCCCCGACGGCGGCGCGGTTCCGTAG
- a CDS encoding lysylphosphatidylglycerol synthase transmembrane domain-containing protein, translating into MIRDQEETAEQQGAAPPREAGTPEALAVEAAGSAPGPAARTERPERRQAAPQGTHQRRPGTASATEKASTIEKAERPGASERPEGPKEPEPTERHEEERNSHEEREHEEREHEEPEQGQDGPAARDEREEPASGTAGGRPHTGAHRSDLSSDEYGEFHVDRVSGDEPLLPARVHRPADLLRLLLGIAGIALVLGLATFAHGTTQGLARDIGTGAKAAPPLLINLAGLTSSVAVLIVPVAFAVERLIKRDGLRIADGVLAAVLAHGVSLAADLWVADSAPVSIRDALTQPLENGSLSAPVHSYLAPVIAYMTAVGMSRRPRWRVAMWCVLLLDAFAVLVGRYTTPFAIITTVLIGWTVAYGTLYAVGSPNVRPTGQNLLAGLRRVGFHPVSALRAETEDATTPEHSEHPDRGRRYLVTLEDGPPIDVTVVDREQQAHGFFYRVWRRLSLRGINQRRSLQSLRQALEQEALLAYAAIAAGAHAPKLIATSELGPDAVMLVYEHIGGRTFDSLADEEITDALMHSAWRQVEALQSRRIAHRRLVGDALLMDRSGNIVLTELRGGEIAAGDLVLRMDIAQLLATCGLRVGAERAVAAAVEVLGPDAVADSLPLLQPIALSRTTRATLRQLARERSKREREAVLAASQAAKEAREEREAEGPKDRRTMRAERHAEKNAEKRALDEASEEAREEDLLAQIRRQVLLIRPTAVIEPAKLERLSPRKLITWIAGAFAVYLLLSQLTNFNLGDMVNKAEWEWVLVAAFFSALTYIAAAMSLLGFVTERVAFVRTVIAQIAGNFVKLVAPAAIGGVALNTRFLQRAGVRPGLAVASVGASQLFGLGSHVLLLLVFGYLTGTQEQTPTISPSRTVIAGLLTVAVLVLIVTAVPALRKFVSTRVRSLFAGVVPRMLDILQRPGKLVTGIGGMLLLTAANVMCLDASIRAFGGGDTISYASIAVAFLAGNALGSAAPTPGGVGAVEGALIGALTVAGLAGDTAFPAVLLFRLMVFWLPVLPGWLAFTYLTRKGEI; encoded by the coding sequence GTGATACGAGATCAAGAAGAGACGGCCGAGCAGCAGGGTGCGGCGCCTCCACGGGAGGCGGGCACCCCTGAGGCGCTGGCCGTCGAAGCCGCCGGCTCCGCACCCGGACCGGCCGCACGGACCGAGCGGCCGGAGCGGCGGCAGGCGGCACCACAGGGGACGCACCAACGGAGGCCGGGCACGGCTTCCGCTACCGAAAAGGCGAGCACGATCGAGAAGGCCGAACGACCCGGGGCGTCCGAGAGGCCGGAAGGACCCAAGGAGCCCGAGCCAACCGAGCGGCACGAGGAGGAGCGGAACAGCCACGAGGAGCGGGAGCACGAGGAGCGGGAGCACGAGGAGCCCGAGCAGGGGCAGGACGGACCGGCCGCGCGCGACGAGCGCGAGGAGCCGGCATCCGGCACGGCCGGGGGCAGGCCCCACACGGGCGCGCACCGTTCCGACCTGAGCTCCGACGAGTACGGCGAGTTCCACGTCGACCGGGTCTCCGGCGACGAGCCGCTGCTGCCCGCCCGGGTGCACCGCCCCGCCGACCTGCTGCGGCTGCTGCTCGGCATCGCGGGGATCGCCCTCGTCCTCGGACTCGCGACCTTCGCCCACGGCACCACGCAGGGCCTGGCGCGGGACATCGGGACCGGTGCGAAGGCGGCGCCGCCCCTGCTGATCAACCTGGCGGGGCTCACCTCCAGTGTCGCGGTGCTGATCGTGCCGGTGGCGTTCGCCGTCGAGCGGCTGATCAAGCGCGACGGGCTGCGGATCGCGGACGGTGTGCTGGCCGCCGTCCTCGCCCACGGGGTGTCGCTGGCCGCCGATCTGTGGGTGGCCGATTCCGCGCCCGTCTCCATCCGGGACGCGCTGACCCAGCCCCTCGAAAACGGTTCGCTCTCCGCTCCGGTGCACAGCTATCTGGCGCCCGTGATCGCCTATATGACGGCGGTGGGCATGTCCCGGCGGCCGCGCTGGCGGGTCGCGATGTGGTGCGTGCTGCTGCTGGACGCGTTCGCGGTGCTGGTCGGGCGGTACACCACTCCGTTCGCGATCATCACGACCGTGCTGATCGGCTGGACGGTCGCCTACGGCACCCTCTACGCGGTCGGCTCCCCCAATGTGCGCCCCACCGGCCAGAACCTCCTCGCGGGGCTGCGCCGGGTCGGCTTCCACCCGGTCTCCGCGCTGCGGGCGGAGACGGAGGACGCCACCACCCCGGAGCACTCCGAGCACCCCGACCGCGGCCGCCGCTACCTCGTCACCCTGGAGGACGGCCCGCCGATCGATGTCACCGTCGTCGACCGCGAGCAGCAGGCGCACGGCTTCTTCTACCGCGTGTGGCGCCGGCTCTCGCTGCGCGGCATCAACCAGCGCCGCAGCCTGCAGTCGCTGCGCCAGGCGCTGGAGCAGGAGGCGCTGCTGGCGTATGCGGCCATCGCGGCCGGCGCCCATGCCCCCAAGCTGATCGCCACCTCCGAGCTCGGCCCGGACGCGGTGATGCTGGTCTACGAGCACATCGGCGGCCGCACCTTCGACTCGCTGGCCGACGAGGAGATCACCGACGCGCTGATGCACAGCGCGTGGCGGCAGGTCGAGGCGCTGCAGTCGCGGCGGATCGCGCACCGGCGGCTGGTCGGGGACGCGCTGCTGATGGATCGTTCCGGCAATATCGTGCTGACCGAGCTGCGCGGCGGCGAGATCGCGGCCGGTGATCTCGTACTGCGGATGGACATCGCCCAGTTGCTGGCCACCTGCGGTCTGCGGGTCGGTGCCGAGCGCGCGGTGGCCGCGGCCGTCGAGGTGCTCGGGCCGGACGCGGTCGCCGACAGCCTGCCGCTGCTGCAGCCGATCGCGCTGAGCCGCACCACCCGCGCGACCCTGCGCCAGTTGGCCCGTGAGCGCTCCAAGCGGGAGCGGGAGGCCGTGCTGGCGGCCTCGCAGGCCGCCAAGGAGGCGCGGGAGGAGCGCGAGGCGGAGGGCCCCAAGGACCGCAGGACGATGCGGGCCGAGCGGCACGCGGAGAAGAACGCCGAGAAGCGGGCCCTGGACGAGGCGTCGGAGGAGGCCCGCGAGGAGGATCTGCTCGCCCAGATCCGCCGGCAGGTGCTGCTGATCCGTCCGACGGCGGTGATCGAACCCGCCAAGCTGGAGCGGCTCAGCCCGCGCAAACTGATCACCTGGATCGCCGGCGCCTTCGCGGTGTACCTGCTGTTGTCCCAGCTCACGAACTTCAACCTGGGCGACATGGTCAACAAGGCGGAGTGGGAGTGGGTGCTGGTCGCGGCCTTCTTCTCGGCGCTGACGTACATCGCGGCGGCGATGAGCCTGCTGGGGTTCGTCACCGAGCGGGTGGCGTTCGTCCGCACGGTCATCGCGCAGATCGCGGGCAACTTCGTGAAGCTGGTGGCGCCCGCGGCGATCGGCGGTGTGGCGCTCAACACCCGCTTCCTGCAGCGGGCCGGGGTCCGGCCGGGGCTGGCGGTGGCGAGTGTCGGCGCGTCCCAGCTGTTCGGCCTGGGCAGCCATGTGCTGCTGCTGCTGGTCTTCGGCTATCTGACCGGCACCCAGGAGCAGACCCCGACGATCTCGCCGTCCCGTACGGTCATCGCCGGGCTGCTGACGGTGGCCGTGCTCGTCCTGATCGTCACGGCGGTGCCGGCCCTGCGGAAGTTCGTCTCGACCCGGGTGCGGTCGCTGTTCGCGGGCGTCGTCCCGCGGATGCTGGACATCCTGCAGCGGCCCGGGAAGCTGGTCACCGGCATCGGCGGGATGCTGCTGCTGACGGCGGCGAACGTGATGTGCCTGGACGCCTCGATCCGGGCGTTCGGCGGCGGCGACACGATCAGCTACGCGAGTATCGCGGTCGCCTTCCTCGCCGGTAACGCGCTGGGGTCGGCCGCGCCGACGCCGGGTGGTGTGGGCGCCGTCGAGGGCGCGCTGATCGGTGCGCTGACGGTGGCCGGGCTCGCCGGCGACACGGCCTTCCCCGCGGTGCTGCTGTTCCGGCTGATGGTCTTCTGGCTGCCGGTGCTGCCGGGGTGGCTGGCCTTCACCTACCTCACCCGCAAGGGCGAGATCTGA
- the moeZ gene encoding adenylyltransferase/sulfurtransferase MoeZ — MSLPPLVEPASELTVDEVRRYSRHLIIPDVGMDGQKRLKNAKVLCVGAGGLGSPALMYLAAAGVGTLGIVEFDEVDESNLQRQIIHSQADIGRSKAESAKDTVLGINPYVTVNLHQERLDSTNVMELFAQYDLIVDGTDNFATRYLVNDACVLLNKPYVWGSIYRFDGQASVFWSEHGPCYRCLYPEPPPPGMVPSCAEGGVLGVLCASIGSIQVNEAIKLLAGIGDPLVGRLMIYDALEMTYRQVKVRKDPDCAICGENPTVTELIDYEAFCGVVSEEAQEAAAGSTITPRQLKEWIDGDEKIEIIDVREPNEFEIVSIPGARLVPKNEFLMGTALQDLPQDKKIVLHCKTGVRSAEVLAVLKSAGFADAVHVGGGVIGWVNTVEPEKPVY, encoded by the coding sequence GTGTCGCTGCCACCCCTGGTCGAGCCCGCTTCGGAGCTCACCGTCGATGAGGTCCGCAGGTACTCCCGCCACCTGATCATCCCCGATGTCGGGATGGACGGGCAGAAGCGGCTGAAGAACGCCAAGGTGCTGTGCGTCGGCGCCGGTGGCCTGGGCTCGCCCGCCCTGATGTATCTGGCCGCGGCCGGCGTCGGCACGCTCGGCATCGTGGAGTTCGACGAGGTCGACGAGTCGAACCTGCAGCGCCAGATCATCCACAGCCAGGCGGACATCGGCCGCTCCAAGGCGGAGTCCGCCAAGGACACCGTCCTGGGCATCAACCCGTACGTCACGGTCAACCTGCACCAAGAGCGCCTCGACTCCACCAACGTCATGGAGCTCTTCGCCCAGTACGACCTGATCGTCGACGGCACGGACAACTTCGCCACCCGTTACCTCGTCAACGACGCCTGCGTGCTGCTGAACAAGCCGTACGTCTGGGGTTCGATCTACCGCTTCGACGGCCAGGCGTCGGTGTTCTGGAGCGAGCACGGCCCCTGCTACCGCTGCCTGTACCCGGAGCCCCCGCCGCCCGGCATGGTGCCCTCCTGCGCCGAGGGCGGCGTCCTGGGTGTGCTGTGCGCCTCCATCGGCTCCATCCAGGTCAACGAGGCCATCAAGCTGCTCGCCGGCATCGGCGACCCGCTCGTCGGCCGGCTGATGATCTACGACGCGCTGGAGATGACCTACCGCCAGGTCAAGGTCCGCAAGGACCCGGACTGCGCCATCTGCGGTGAGAACCCGACCGTCACCGAGCTCATCGACTACGAGGCCTTCTGCGGCGTCGTGTCCGAGGAGGCCCAGGAGGCGGCGGCCGGCTCGACGATCACTCCCCGGCAGCTCAAGGAGTGGATCGACGGCGACGAGAAGATCGAGATCATCGACGTCCGTGAGCCGAACGAGTTCGAGATCGTCTCGATCCCCGGCGCCCGGCTGGTCCCGAAGAACGAGTTCCTGATGGGCACCGCTCTCCAGGACCTCCCGCAGGACAAGAAGATCGTCCTGCACTGCAAGACGGGCGTCCGCTCCGCCGAGGTGCTGGCCGTGCTGAAGTCCGCGGGCTTCGCCGACGCCGTGCACGTCGGTGGCGGCGTGATCGGCTGGGTCAACACCGTCGAGCCCGAGAAGCCGGTCTACTAG
- a CDS encoding NAD-dependent epimerase/dehydratase family protein yields MRVLLIGANGYLGRYVADRLLADPAVQLTALGRGDDADVRFDLATGSPGALTRFLDAVHPGVVVNCAGATRGGARELTRHNTVAVATICESLRRSSCGARLVHLGCASEYGPSQPGSSTAEDAVPRPGGPYGVSKLAATELVLGSGLDAVVLRIFSPVGPGTPAGSPLGRLAEAMRRAMQSGDNELKLGGLGVQRDFVDVRDVARAVHAASLSAAQGVVNIGTGRAVRLREAASVLARVAGFGGALHELDSPPARLVIPGPSPEHPVGSPPATYPYPDGCGTWQQADVRTARDRLGWRPRIGLEESLADIWMEAACRI; encoded by the coding sequence ATGAGGGTGCTGCTCATCGGCGCCAACGGCTATCTGGGCCGTTATGTCGCCGACCGCCTGCTCGCCGACCCCGCCGTCCAGCTCACCGCCCTCGGGCGGGGCGACGACGCCGACGTCCGCTTCGACCTGGCCACCGGCAGCCCCGGGGCGCTCACCCGCTTCCTCGACGCGGTCCACCCCGGAGTCGTCGTCAACTGCGCGGGCGCCACCCGCGGCGGCGCCCGCGAGCTGACCCGGCACAACACCGTCGCGGTCGCCACCATCTGCGAATCGCTGCGCCGCAGCAGCTGCGGCGCCCGCCTCGTCCACCTGGGCTGCGCCTCCGAGTACGGGCCCTCCCAGCCCGGCTCCTCCACCGCCGAGGACGCGGTGCCGCGCCCCGGGGGGCCGTACGGCGTCAGCAAACTCGCCGCCACCGAACTGGTCCTGGGCTCCGGGCTCGACGCCGTCGTGCTGCGGATCTTCTCGCCGGTCGGCCCGGGCACCCCGGCGGGGTCGCCGCTCGGCCGGCTCGCCGAGGCGATGCGCCGCGCCATGCAGTCCGGCGACAACGAGCTCAAGCTCGGCGGGCTCGGCGTCCAGCGCGACTTCGTCGATGTCCGCGATGTCGCGCGGGCGGTGCACGCCGCCTCGCTGTCCGCCGCGCAGGGCGTCGTCAACATCGGGACCGGCCGGGCCGTCCGGCTGCGCGAGGCCGCGTCCGTGCTCGCCCGGGTCGCCGGCTTCGGCGGCGCGCTCCACGAGCTCGACTCCCCGCCCGCCCGGCTGGTCATCCCCGGCCCGTCCCCCGAGCACCCGGTCGGCTCGCCGCCCGCCACCTACCCGTATCCGGACGGCTGCGGCACCTGGCAGCAGGCGGACGTCCGCACCGCCCGCGACCGGCTCGGCTGGCGCCCGCGGATCGGGCTGGAGGAGTCCCTGGCCGACATCTGGATGGAGGCCGCGTGTCGTATCTGA